The following coding sequences lie in one Candidatus Annandia adelgestsuga genomic window:
- the ftsH gene encoding ATP-dependent zinc metalloprotease FtsH, translating to MKQIIKNFILWLIILFFSISVFYKYNLIRNFSHKVDYSTFLVELNSNKIKYVTIQNRKIKFIENNNNKYNTYIPFHDSKLLYLLISKNVRIVGNPKILPGILFSIFISWFPIFLFILSWVIILKKFQKNNKSNISFSKNKAKLFLSNNINITLKDVAGCDEAKEEIKDIIDFLKDPYKFQKLGAIIPKGILMVGPTGTGKTLLAKAIAGESKVPFFNISGSDFVEMFVGVGASRVRNMFKEAKKKEPCIIFIDEIDTVGRQRSYNNFNGSNDEREQTLNQMLVEMDGFDKNQGIIVIGATNRPHILDKALLRPGRFDRKISIDLPNVYGREQILKIHFINKSIDKNIDIFSIAKNTPGFSGADLANLVNEAILLAVRQKKEVVSIEHFETAKDKIIMGVEKKSLVITNKQKECTAFHESGHVIVGYLMPEHDPIHKVTIIPRGDALGMTFFTQRCDVVSVNKQKLESRIAALYGGRVAEEIIYGKNYVSTGSSNDIKVATNLARDMVTKWGFSNRLGPLFCAEKDNNFIFENTKIRTISNITNNIIDEEIKLFINKNYNIARKILNNNIDILKKMKDSLLKYETIDAVHIKKIMTRKK from the coding sequence TTGAAACAAATAATAAAAAATTTTATTTTATGGTTAATAATTTTGTTTTTTTCAATCTCTGTATTTTATAAGTATAATTTGATTAGAAATTTTAGTCATAAAGTTGATTATTCTACTTTTTTAGTAGAATTAAATAGTAATAAAATTAAATATGTAACAATACAAAATCGTAAAATAAAATTTATAGAAAATAATAATAATAAATATAATACATATATTCCATTTCATGATTCAAAATTATTATATTTATTGATTTCAAAAAATGTTAGAATAGTTGGTAATCCTAAAATATTACCTGGAATATTATTTTCTATTTTTATATCTTGGTTTCCAATATTTTTATTTATATTATCATGGGTTATAATTTTAAAAAAATTTCAAAAAAATAATAAATCAAATATATCTTTTAGTAAAAATAAAGCAAAATTATTTTTATCTAATAATATAAATATTACTTTAAAAGATGTAGCTGGTTGTGATGAAGCAAAAGAAGAAATAAAAGATATAATAGATTTTTTAAAAGACCCTTATAAATTTCAAAAACTTGGTGCTATTATACCTAAAGGTATATTGATGGTTGGTCCTACTGGTACTGGAAAAACTTTATTAGCAAAAGCAATTGCTGGAGAATCAAAAGTTCCTTTTTTTAATATATCAGGTTCTGATTTTGTTGAAATGTTTGTAGGTGTAGGTGCTTCTAGAGTAAGAAATATGTTTAAAGAAGCAAAAAAAAAAGAACCATGTATAATATTTATAGATGAAATAGATACTGTTGGTCGTCAAAGAAGTTATAATAATTTCAATGGAAGTAATGATGAAAGGGAACAGACTTTAAATCAAATGTTAGTAGAAATGGATGGTTTTGATAAAAATCAAGGAATAATAGTTATTGGAGCTACTAATAGACCACATATTTTAGATAAAGCTTTATTAAGACCAGGAAGATTTGATCGTAAAATTTCAATAGATTTACCAAATGTTTATGGAAGAGAACAAATATTAAAAATTCATTTTATTAATAAATCTATAGATAAAAATATTGATATTTTTTCTATTGCTAAAAATACTCCAGGTTTTTCAGGAGCTGATTTAGCTAATTTAGTAAATGAAGCTATATTATTAGCAGTTCGTCAAAAAAAAGAAGTAGTTTCTATTGAACATTTTGAAACAGCAAAAGATAAAATTATAATGGGAGTTGAAAAAAAATCATTAGTTATAACAAATAAACAGAAAGAATGTACTGCTTTTCATGAATCAGGACATGTTATTGTTGGTTATTTAATGCCAGAACATGATCCAATACATAAAGTTACTATTATTCCAAGAGGTGATGCTTTAGGAATGACTTTTTTTACACAAAGATGTGATGTAGTAAGCGTTAATAAACAAAAATTAGAAAGTAGAATTGCAGCGTTATATGGAGGGAGAGTTGCAGAAGAAATTATATATGGAAAAAATTATGTTTCAACAGGTTCTTCAAATGATATTAAAGTTGCTACTAATTTAGCAAGAGATATGGTAACTAAATGGGGGTTTTCTAATAGATTAGGTCCATTATTTTGTGCAGAAAAAGATAATAATTTTATATTTGAAAATACAAAAATAAGAACAATATCTAATATTACTAATAATATAATTGATGAAGAAATTAAATTATTCATAAATAAAAACTATAATATAGCTAGAAAAATATTAAATAATAATATTGATATATTAAAAAAAATGAAAGATTCATTATTAAAATATGAAACTATTGATGCAGTTCATATAAAAAAAATAATGACACGTAAAAAATAA
- the secG gene encoding preprotein translocase subunit SecG: protein MYIIIFVIFMIISLILIFLILIQQNKKFYLYNNFNNTKIFSNIINKNFIKYLTIIITIIFIIINIIIIKINNNY, encoded by the coding sequence ATGTATATAATAATTTTTGTAATTTTTATGATAATTTCTTTAATTTTAATATTTTTAATTTTAATTCAACAAAATAAAAAATTTTATTTATATAATAATTTTAATAATACAAAAATTTTTAGCAATATAATAAATAAAAATTTTATAAAATATTTAACAATAATTATAACAATAATATTTATTATAATAAATATTATTATTATAAAAATTAATAATAATTATTAA
- the infB gene encoding translation initiation factor IF-2, which yields MNKKINAKYLHVKINIKISILIRYMIEYNILLTPKQNINYRFFKFVLKMKRKSIKEEKKKNKKLKKKEKINIKVSTPIVTIMGHVDHGKTSLVDYLKSTKVISYESSGITQNLKTYQVHTKNGIITFLDTPGHSNFSYMRKRSMKMTNIIVLIVAADDGIMPQTIESIKYAQSYNIPIIIAINKIDKVKLNIEKITNDLSKYKIISEQWGGENIFVNVSAKYGVGIDDLLDSILLQSEILEINTHHNVKAHGIIIESYTDINKIPIVTILINKGTLHLGDIILCGSINGKISSIKDFKNRNIIKAVPGTPVSVIGFEVLPITGKNIIVIKNKENTNNNNFKKNNLKKISLKKKNIKKTKLKKENINNNNLKKKNKINDVKNLNFNEYELENNNIININIILKTDKKGSIKDILNELNKIMNKNVKINIIESNIGNITKKDTLLAFRYKAIILGFNVEVEDFLYNKKNKKLKYIYCYNTIYNLIKDIKNLVNKNIKYLNINKFNGLIEIKNIFNSSKFGIIAGCIVLSGKIDKNNYINIIRDNKIIYKGYLESLRRFKKCINKASFGMECGITIKNYNNFKIGDKIKFFNNL from the coding sequence ATGAATAAAAAAATAAATGCAAAATATTTGCATGTTAAAATTAATATTAAAATTTCAATATTAATAAGATATATGATTGAATATAATATATTATTAACTCCTAAACAAAATATTAATTACAGATTTTTTAAATTTGTATTAAAAATGAAAAGAAAAAGTATAAAAGAAGAAAAAAAAAAAAATAAAAAATTAAAAAAAAAAGAAAAAATTAATATTAAAGTTTCTACTCCAATTGTAACTATTATGGGACATGTTGATCATGGTAAAACTTCGTTAGTTGATTATTTAAAATCAACTAAAGTAATATCTTATGAATCAAGTGGAATTACTCAAAATTTAAAAACTTATCAAGTTCATACTAAAAATGGTATAATAACATTTTTAGATACTCCTGGTCATTCTAATTTTTCATATATGAGAAAACGTAGTATGAAAATGACTAATATAATTGTTTTAATAGTAGCAGCTGATGATGGTATAATGCCTCAAACTATAGAATCAATAAAATATGCCCAATCATATAATATACCTATTATAATAGCCATTAATAAAATAGATAAAGTTAAATTAAATATCGAAAAAATAACTAATGATTTATCTAAATATAAAATTATATCAGAACAATGGGGTGGAGAAAATATTTTTGTTAATGTTTCAGCTAAATATGGAGTTGGTATAGATGATTTATTAGATTCAATATTATTACAATCTGAAATACTAGAAATTAATACTCATCATAATGTAAAAGCTCATGGAATAATAATTGAATCTTATACAGATATTAATAAAATACCTATAGTAACTATTTTGATAAATAAAGGAACTTTACATTTAGGAGATATAATATTATGTGGTTCTATTAATGGAAAAATTTCTTCTATAAAAGATTTTAAAAATAGAAATATAATTAAGGCTGTACCTGGAACACCAGTAAGTGTTATAGGATTTGAAGTTTTACCTATAACAGGAAAGAATATTATTGTTATAAAAAATAAAGAAAATACAAATAATAATAATTTTAAAAAAAATAATTTAAAAAAAATAAGTTTAAAAAAAAAAAATATAAAAAAAACAAAATTAAAAAAAGAAAATATAAATAATAATAATTTAAAAAAAAAAAATAAAATTAATGATGTTAAAAATTTAAATTTTAATGAATATGAATTAGAAAATAATAATATTATTAATATAAATATTATATTAAAAACAGATAAAAAAGGGTCAATAAAAGATATATTAAATGAATTAAATAAAATTATGAATAAAAATGTTAAAATTAATATAATAGAATCAAATATAGGAAATATAACAAAAAAAGATACATTATTAGCATTTAGGTATAAAGCAATAATATTAGGTTTTAATGTAGAAGTAGAAGATTTCCTTTATAACAAAAAAAATAAAAAATTAAAATATATATATTGTTATAATACAATATATAATTTGATAAAAGATATAAAAAATTTAGTAAATAAAAATATCAAATATTTAAATATAAATAAATTTAATGGTTTAATAGAAATTAAAAATATATTTAATTCATCTAAATTTGGTATTATTGCTGGTTGTATAGTTTTAAGTGGTAAAATAGATAAAAATAATTATATCAATATTATTAGAGATAATAAAATTATTTATAAAGGATATTTAGAATCATTAAGAAGATTTAAAAAATGTATAAATAAAGCTAGTTTTGGAATGGAATGTGGAATAACTATTAAAAATTATAATAATTTTAAAATAGGAGATAAAATAAAATTTTTTAATAATTTATAA
- the rbfA gene encoding 30S ribosome-binding factor RbfA has protein sequence MKLLRLKKIEKLFKKEISIIINYDIDNPIIKNKIIIISQVHISLNLNNAKIFVTVLNDNNYKNIIYMLQKSNLYIRNILKKRIKIRNIPKLNFIYDDSSKKGNRILKLLKKIN, from the coding sequence ATGAAATTACTAAGATTAAAAAAAATTGAAAAACTATTTAAAAAAGAAATATCTATAATAATTAATTATGATATTGATAATCCTATTATTAAAAATAAAATTATTATTATATCCCAAGTTCATATTTCATTAAATTTAAATAATGCTAAAATTTTTGTTACAGTTTTAAATGATAATAATTATAAAAATATTATATATATGTTACAAAAATCTAATTTATATATTAGAAATATTTTAAAAAAAAGAATTAAAATAAGAAATATACCAAAATTAAATTTTATATATGATGATTCTTCTAAAAAAGGTAATAGAATATTAAAATTATTAAAAAAAATAAATTAA
- the rpsO gene encoding 30S ribosomal protein S15 has translation MNIYKKKNFEIIKKYGNDKNDSGSTKVQIVIFTNYIKHLHKHFLIHKKDFHSKTGLLKIVSKRKKMLNYFKKKNLNDYINLIKKLKIRK, from the coding sequence ATGAATATTTATAAAAAAAAAAATTTTGAAATTATTAAAAAATATGGAAATGATAAAAATGATAGTGGTTCTACTAAAGTTCAAATAGTTATATTTACTAATTATATAAAACATTTACATAAACATTTTTTAATACATAAAAAAGATTTTCATAGTAAAACAGGTTTATTAAAAATAGTTTCAAAAAGAAAAAAAATGCTTAATTATTTTAAAAAAAAAAATTTAAATGATTATATTAATCTTATAAAAAAATTAAAAATAAGAAAATAA
- the pnp gene encoding polyribonucleotide nucleotidyltransferase, whose protein sequence is MSTYFIHKFKYGDHKIIIENGFISRKSTSSVVINMNNTIILVNIMCKKKKNKDNFFPLTIQYQEKAYSAGKIPGNFFRREGKSSENEILISRLIDRSIRPLFSNDYSYEIQIVATLISLNPEVNPDIVAIIGVSSALGISGISFKNTIGASKVGIIDNKYVLNPKISDMKKSNLDLILTSTKDSILMIESGSNILDEEKILESIKFLYEKQKILIDNINIFIKKVNKCHLFLHDYKIKDLYLLNIVKKMCEKLFIKTYLTKKKKDFYNTIKMIKKKSTKKLLNQLKEYNENEIKYVINKIEKKTLRKMILKNKLRVDNRKINTVRKLNMGINFIPNTHGSSFFTRGKTQSIVTITLGTSRDSQNQDELYGEKISNSFIFHYNFPSYAVGEIGILGAPKRREIGHGRLARKSFLYLIPKLENFPYTIRVVSEITESDGSSSMASVCGASLALMDAGVPIKHTVSGISMGLIKNKNKYVVLTDITGYEDYIGDIDFKSSGTINGITSLQMDVKNKGINLKILKIIFKKSRKARIYVISCMKRIIGQHRKNISKNAPHICKLEIDPKKIKDVIGKGGSVIKKITEMTDSQIDIENNGTIMISASNNKKTKEAIDYIKKITTDIIVNNVYCGIISKIVNFGIFVKIDDTEKEGLVHISHISDKRINNINDYLSVGQKIYTKVLEVDRTGRIRLSIKEAKKENLLNKIKLPN, encoded by the coding sequence TTGTCTACATATTTTATTCATAAATTCAAATATGGTGATCATAAAATAATTATTGAAAATGGATTTATATCACGTAAATCAACATCATCTGTTGTAATAAATATGAATAATACTATTATATTAGTAAATATAATGTGTAAAAAAAAAAAAAATAAAGATAATTTCTTTCCTCTTACTATACAATATCAAGAAAAAGCATATTCAGCTGGTAAAATACCAGGTAATTTTTTTCGAAGAGAAGGTAAATCTAGTGAAAATGAAATTTTAATTTCTAGATTAATAGATAGATCAATTAGACCTTTATTTTCAAATGATTATTCATATGAAATTCAAATTGTTGCTACTTTAATTTCATTAAATCCTGAAGTAAATCCTGATATTGTAGCTATTATAGGAGTATCATCAGCTTTAGGAATATCTGGAATTTCTTTTAAAAATACTATAGGTGCTTCTAAAGTAGGTATTATTGATAATAAATATGTTCTTAATCCTAAAATTTCAGATATGAAAAAATCTAATTTAGATTTAATTTTAACAAGTACTAAAGATTCAATATTAATGATTGAATCTGGATCAAATATTTTAGATGAAGAAAAAATTTTAGAATCAATAAAATTTTTATATGAAAAACAAAAAATTTTAATTGATAATATAAATATATTTATTAAAAAAGTTAATAAATGTCATTTATTTTTACATGATTATAAAATAAAAGATTTATATTTATTAAATATTGTTAAAAAAATGTGTGAAAAACTTTTTATAAAAACTTATTTAACAAAAAAAAAAAAAGATTTTTATAATACAATAAAAATGATAAAAAAAAAATCTACAAAAAAATTGTTAAATCAATTAAAAGAATATAATGAAAATGAAATAAAATATGTTATAAATAAAATTGAAAAAAAAACATTAAGAAAAATGATATTAAAAAATAAATTAAGAGTAGATAATAGAAAAATTAATACTGTAAGAAAATTAAATATGGGTATAAATTTTATACCTAATACACATGGATCTTCATTTTTTACTAGAGGTAAAACACAATCTATTGTTACTATAACTTTAGGAACATCTCGTGATTCTCAAAATCAAGATGAATTATATGGTGAAAAAATTTCTAATAGTTTTATATTTCATTATAATTTTCCATCTTATGCAGTTGGTGAAATTGGTATTTTAGGAGCTCCTAAAAGAAGAGAAATTGGTCATGGTAGATTAGCAAGAAAAAGTTTTTTATATTTAATTCCAAAATTAGAAAATTTTCCATATACTATTAGAGTTGTTTCAGAAATAACTGAATCTGATGGTTCTTCTTCAATGGCTTCAGTATGTGGAGCGTCTTTAGCTTTAATGGATGCCGGAGTACCTATAAAACATACAGTTTCTGGAATTTCTATGGGGTTAATTAAAAATAAAAATAAATATGTTGTTTTAACTGATATAACAGGATATGAAGATTATATTGGTGATATAGATTTTAAATCTTCTGGAACTATTAATGGAATAACATCTTTACAAATGGATGTTAAAAATAAAGGAATAAATTTAAAGATTTTAAAAATTATTTTTAAAAAATCTAGAAAAGCACGTATATATGTAATTAGTTGTATGAAAAGAATTATAGGACAACATCGTAAAAATATTTCCAAAAATGCTCCTCATATATGTAAATTAGAAATAGATCCAAAAAAAATAAAAGATGTTATAGGTAAAGGTGGTTCAGTAATAAAAAAAATAACAGAAATGACAGATTCTCAAATAGATATAGAAAACAATGGAACAATAATGATATCTGCTTCAAATAATAAAAAAACGAAAGAAGCTATTGATTATATAAAAAAAATAACTACTGATATTATTGTTAATAATGTTTATTGTGGAATTATATCTAAAATAGTTAATTTTGGAATATTTGTTAAAATAGATGATACTGAAAAAGAAGGTTTAGTTCATATATCACATATTTCTGATAAACGTATAAATAATATTAATGATTATTTAAGTGTAGGTCAAAAAATATATACAAAAGTATTAGAAGTTGATAGAACAGGAAGAATAAGATTAAGTATAAAAGAAGCTAAGAAGGAAAATTTATTAAATAAAATTAAATTACCTAATTAA
- a CDS encoding DEAD/DEAH box helicase: MYNSRKTFYELGIKNKILKSLKEIGYFKPSLIQLKCIPYLLKGYDILGTAQTGSGKTAAFALPLIQKINLKIKKPQILVLTPTRELAIQISVAFKLFSKYMNKIKTLSLYGGQSYDIQFKKLKHNPQIIVGTPGRLLDHLKKKTLNLSKINSLVLDEADEMLRMGFIEDVKSILFNIPNIHQTILFSATMPKTIKKIAKNFMKFPKEILIKSNFFTKPNIQQYYCETNKNKFYNLIKFLEIEEYSAVIIFVKTKISTLEIADNLKKYGFYNSSALNGDMNQNMREKTLEKFKLGYLDILVATDIAARGLDVKRINLVINYDIPIDVESYVHRIGRTGRAGRSGKAILFMEKNENMLLKNIERFTKVNIKKILFPSNIFVSKKRQYNFIKKINKNLLNKNINKYKKLLIIIKKYYNNKLKNFKNIKYIFLKMLQIKKKIIISYKKISILNNKYNYFDILYKFNYKNKINNYIYF, translated from the coding sequence ATGTATAATTCCAGAAAAACATTCTATGAATTAGGAATAAAAAATAAAATTTTAAAATCTTTAAAAGAAATAGGTTATTTTAAACCATCATTAATTCAATTAAAATGTATTCCATATTTATTAAAAGGATATGATATTTTGGGAACCGCTCAAACAGGTAGTGGTAAAACTGCAGCTTTTGCATTACCATTAATACAAAAAATAAATTTGAAAATTAAAAAACCTCAAATATTAGTATTAACACCAACAAGAGAATTAGCTATACAAATTTCTGTAGCTTTTAAACTATTTTCTAAATATATGAATAAAATAAAAACTTTATCATTATATGGAGGTCAATCATATGATATACAATTTAAAAAATTAAAACATAATCCTCAAATTATAGTTGGTACTCCTGGAAGATTATTAGATCATTTAAAAAAAAAAACATTAAATTTATCTAAAATTAATAGTTTAGTATTAGATGAAGCAGATGAAATGTTAAGAATGGGTTTTATTGAAGATGTTAAAAGTATATTGTTTAATATACCAAATATACATCAAACAATATTATTTTCAGCAACTATGCCAAAAACTATCAAAAAAATAGCTAAAAATTTTATGAAATTTCCTAAAGAAATTTTAATTAAATCAAATTTTTTTACAAAACCTAATATACAACAGTATTATTGTGAAACAAATAAAAATAAATTTTATAATTTAATTAAATTTTTAGAAATTGAAGAATATAGTGCAGTAATTATTTTCGTTAAAACAAAAATATCTACTTTAGAAATTGCAGATAATTTAAAAAAATATGGTTTTTATAATAGTTCCGCATTAAATGGTGATATGAATCAAAATATGAGAGAAAAAACTTTAGAAAAATTTAAATTAGGTTATTTAGATATTTTAGTAGCTACAGATATAGCTGCAAGAGGTTTGGATGTAAAACGTATTAATTTAGTTATTAATTATGATATACCAATAGATGTTGAATCATATGTTCATCGTATAGGAAGAACAGGTAGAGCAGGACGATCAGGAAAAGCAATATTATTTATGGAAAAAAATGAAAATATGTTATTAAAAAATATTGAAAGATTTACAAAAGTTAATATAAAAAAAATTTTATTTCCAAGTAATATATTTGTTAGTAAAAAAAGACAATATAATTTTATAAAGAAAATTAACAAAAATTTATTAAATAAAAATATAAATAAATATAAAAAATTATTAATTATAATAAAAAAATATTATAATAATAAACTAAAGAATTTTAAAAATATAAAATATATATTTTTAAAAATGTTACAAATTAAAAAAAAAATAATAATATCTTATAAA